In the Flagellimonas sp. HMM57 genome, one interval contains:
- the fmt gene encoding methionyl-tRNA formyltransferase: MSSIHKNSLRIVFMGTPDFAVGSLKEILDAGFKVVSVITAPDRPAGRGRKIQESAVKQFATAQNLKILQPTNLKSEEFLGELKNLGANLHVVVAFRMLPKAVWQMPKFGTFNLHASLLPQYRGAAPINWAVINGETKTGVTTFFIDEKIDTGNIILQKEEEIRSEDTAGTLHDKLMILGAELVVATCQQISEGKVSSTTQKHFGDLKPAPKLHKENCKINWEASLENIHNLVRGLSPYPSAWCCFLNGEKEESIKIYKTRMEPEKHDFKVGKLLADKKTLRVATKEGYLQLLEIQLSGKRKMNVSEILNGLNLHKNACLR; this comes from the coding sequence ATGTCATCAATACATAAAAATTCCCTTCGAATTGTGTTTATGGGAACACCAGATTTTGCTGTTGGAAGCCTAAAGGAGATTTTGGATGCAGGCTTTAAAGTGGTGAGTGTAATTACCGCACCAGATAGACCAGCAGGTAGAGGAAGAAAGATTCAGGAATCTGCGGTAAAACAATTCGCAACAGCACAAAACTTAAAGATATTACAACCCACAAATTTAAAAAGTGAAGAATTTTTAGGGGAACTTAAAAATCTGGGGGCAAACCTTCATGTTGTTGTCGCCTTTAGAATGCTACCCAAGGCCGTTTGGCAGATGCCCAAATTTGGCACGTTTAACCTTCATGCTTCTTTACTTCCCCAATATCGAGGAGCTGCTCCCATTAATTGGGCCGTAATCAATGGAGAGACCAAAACAGGTGTAACTACTTTTTTTATTGATGAAAAAATCGATACAGGCAACATTATACTTCAAAAGGAAGAAGAAATCCGATCAGAGGATACCGCAGGTACACTTCATGATAAGCTAATGATATTAGGTGCTGAACTTGTTGTGGCTACATGCCAACAGATTTCCGAAGGTAAAGTTTCCAGTACGACGCAGAAACATTTTGGGGATTTAAAACCTGCTCCTAAACTCCACAAAGAGAATTGTAAAATAAATTGGGAAGCTTCTCTGGAAAACATCCATAACCTTGTTCGAGGTTTAAGCCCCTACCCTTCTGCATGGTGTTGTTTTTTGAATGGAGAAAAAGAGGAAAGTATCAAGATTTATAAAACCCGTATGGAGCCAGAAAAGCATGATTTCAAAGTAGGAAAGCTTCTTGCGGATAAAAAGACACTAAGGGTTGCCACCAAAGAAGGATATTTACAACTTCTGGAAATACAACTTTCGGGAAAGCGAAAAATGAACGTTTCTGAAATTCTAAACGGCCTAAATCTACATAAAAACGCATGTCTTCGCTGA
- a CDS encoding HU family DNA-binding protein, with the protein MNKTELIDAMAADAGITKAAAKKALESFLGNVEGSLKKGNRVSLVGFGSWSVSKRNAREGRNPQTGATIKIAAKNVVKFKAGAELSGAVN; encoded by the coding sequence ATGAACAAAACAGAATTAATCGATGCCATGGCAGCTGATGCTGGCATCACTAAGGCAGCAGCTAAAAAGGCATTGGAATCTTTCTTAGGAAACGTAGAAGGATCTCTTAAAAAAGGAAACAGGGTTTCTTTAGTAGGTTTTGGCTCTTGGTCAGTATCCAAGAGAAATGCAAGAGAAGGTAGAAATCCACAAACTGGGGCAACTATCAAAATCGCAGCTAAGAACGTAGTAAAGTTCAAAGCGGGAGCAGAATTGAGCGGTGCAGTAAACTAA